Proteins from one Chloroflexota bacterium genomic window:
- a CDS encoding transporter — protein MREYVRLYPQLIGAQIRAQMQYRASFLAELLGNFLITSLDFVTLAILLTQFQAIGGWTLPEVALLYGTSTVSFSLAEILGGILDDFDRWIIRGEFDRLLIRPLGMMFQVMTGAFALRRLGRLTQGVAALILALWWLHPNWQIERWAFLGVTLISGFLFFMAIFIAGATTSFWTPQTAELANIFTYGGNFMTSYPMHIYEEWIRNIFTFLLPMAFINYYPALYLLGKPDPFGLPGWVPFLSPPIAGGVFLASLAVWRVGVRHYQSTGS, from the coding sequence GTGCGGGAATATGTGCGGCTTTACCCCCAACTGATCGGCGCGCAGATCCGGGCCCAGATGCAATACCGGGCCTCCTTCCTCGCGGAGCTGCTGGGAAATTTCCTGATCACCAGCCTGGACTTCGTCACCCTGGCGATCCTGCTCACCCAATTCCAGGCGATCGGCGGCTGGACGCTGCCCGAGGTCGCCCTGCTGTATGGGACCTCCACCGTCTCCTTCTCTCTGGCGGAGATCCTGGGAGGCATCCTGGACGACTTCGACCGCTGGATCATACGCGGCGAGTTCGATCGACTCCTGATCCGGCCGCTGGGCATGATGTTCCAGGTCATGACCGGCGCGTTCGCGCTGCGCCGCCTGGGCCGGCTCACCCAGGGGGTCGCGGCGCTGATCCTGGCCCTTTGGTGGCTACACCCGAACTGGCAGATCGAGCGCTGGGCCTTCCTGGGGGTGACGCTGATCAGCGGTTTCCTCTTCTTCATGGCCATCTTCATCGCGGGCGCGACCACGTCCTTCTGGACGCCGCAGACGGCCGAGCTGGCGAACATCTTCACCTACGGCGGCAACTTCATGACCAGCTACCCCATGCACATCTACGAGGAGTGGATCCGGAACATCTTCACCTTCCTGCTCCCCATGGCGTTCATCAACTACTATCCCGCCCTGTACCTATTGGGGAAACCCGATCCCTTCGGGCTGCCCGGCTGGGTTCCCTTCCTCTCGCCGCCGATCGCGGGCGGGGTCTTCCTGGCCTCGCTGGCCGTCTGGCGGGTCGGCGTGCGCCATTATCAGAGCACGGGGAGCTGA
- the lspA gene encoding signal peptidase II: MSIRDKLGGWTIPAIAAVILALDQLSKAWVLSHLGRNEYWNPIPALSRFLTITHVTNTGAAFGLLRDQGSLFIIIAAVVSVAIIVYSRYLPQGQFWVRFSLGLQLGGALGNLIDRVRFGHVTDFITIGIDDLTWPTFNIADSAIVVGVILLAFIVFTEKEEAEPEATELHQARGESSSSS; the protein is encoded by the coding sequence ATGTCGATTCGAGATAAACTGGGCGGATGGACCATCCCCGCCATCGCGGCGGTGATCCTCGCCCTAGATCAGCTCAGCAAGGCATGGGTGCTGAGCCATCTGGGGAGGAACGAGTACTGGAATCCCATCCCCGCCCTATCCCGGTTTCTGACCATCACCCATGTGACCAACACCGGCGCTGCCTTCGGGCTCCTGAGAGACCAGGGCAGCCTGTTTATCATCATCGCCGCCGTCGTTTCGGTGGCCATCATCGTCTATAGCCGCTACCTGCCCCAGGGCCAGTTCTGGGTCCGCTTCAGCCTGGGGCTCCAACTGGGTGGCGCGCTGGGGAATCTGATCGATCGGGTACGGTTCGGGCACGTCACGGATTTCATCACCATCGGCATCGATGACCTGACGTGGCCCACGTTCAACATCGCCGACAGCGCCATCGTGGTCGGCGTCATCCTCCTGGCCTTCATCGTCTTCACGGAGAAGGAGGAGGCCGAGCCGGAGGCCACCGAGCTTCATCAGGCACGTGGGGAGAGTTCGTCCTCCTCATAA
- a CDS encoding conjugal transfer protein TraR, giving the protein MPRDEERLRRMLVAERDRLRAELSHYEMAARRNLGLGNHMADDGTEAFDQAASLTLHRNQQRILEEVERALHKLDEGTYGRCERCGQEIDFARLKAIPYAMYCIDCQSRVEM; this is encoded by the coding sequence ATGCCACGCGATGAAGAGCGACTGAGAAGGATGCTGGTAGCCGAGCGAGATCGTCTAAGGGCTGAACTCTCCCACTATGAGATGGCCGCGCGTCGAAATCTGGGGCTGGGCAACCATATGGCCGACGACGGGACGGAGGCGTTTGATCAGGCCGCCAGCCTGACATTGCACCGGAATCAACAACGCATCCTGGAGGAGGTGGAGCGAGCCCTCCACAAGCTCGACGAGGGCACCTACGGCCGATGCGAGCGCTGTGGGCAAGAGATCGACTTCGCCCGGCTGAAGGCGATCCCCTACGCGATGTACTGCATCGATTGCCAGAGCCGCGTGGAGATGTGA
- a CDS encoding ABC transporter permease encodes MRPYVELAKRSFQKHLAYRAANIAGILTNGFFGMIYVFIYMALLRERGQLGGFDAHDAATYVVISQSLLMAMSAFGNRELSDSIVRGDVVTDLSRPIDFYALWAAIDLGRAMYYLIFRGIPTFAIGWVLFRVQIPRHVDTWLWFLISILAGMAVSFSFRFITNSLALWTTDARGIQYLTNTFVLFFAGFVIPLNFLPAPLQTVVHLLPFRSMAYLPISIYLGKTSGGALIRALAMEAAWLVVLVLLGRLMLRRMFRRLTIHGG; translated from the coding sequence ATGCGTCCCTATGTAGAGCTTGCCAAGCGGTCGTTTCAGAAGCATCTGGCCTATCGGGCGGCCAATATCGCGGGCATCCTCACCAACGGCTTCTTCGGGATGATCTACGTCTTCATCTACATGGCACTCCTGCGCGAACGAGGTCAGTTGGGAGGCTTCGACGCGCACGACGCGGCGACCTATGTGGTCATCAGCCAATCGCTGCTGATGGCGATGTCGGCGTTCGGCAACCGGGAGCTCTCCGATTCCATCGTGCGCGGGGACGTGGTAACCGATCTCAGCCGCCCGATCGACTTCTACGCGCTCTGGGCCGCGATCGACCTGGGCCGGGCGATGTACTACCTGATCTTTCGGGGGATCCCCACGTTCGCCATCGGCTGGGTGCTGTTCCGGGTGCAGATCCCCCGACATGTCGACACCTGGCTCTGGTTCCTGATCAGCATCCTGGCGGGTATGGCGGTCAGCTTCTCCTTCCGCTTCATCACCAACAGCCTGGCTCTGTGGACCACCGACGCACGCGGCATCCAATACCTGACCAACACGTTCGTCCTGTTCTTCGCCGGCTTCGTCATCCCGCTCAACTTCCTGCCCGCTCCCTTGCAAACCGTCGTCCATCTGCTCCCCTTCCGCTCCATGGCCTACCTGCCCATCAGCATCTATCTGGGCAAGACCAGCGGCGGGGCGCTGATCCGGGCGCTGGCGATGGAGGCGGCATGGCTGGTGGTGCTGGTGCTGCTGGGACGCCTCATGCTGCGCCGGATGTTCCGGCGCCTGACCATCCACGGAGGATAA